The Candidatus Obscuribacterales bacterium genome contains the following window.
TTTCTAAGCCTGTGGCGATAGGAATCACGGTTCTTACCCGTTGGGGACAACGTGTCGCCAGAATTAGTGCCAACATGCCGCCAAGGGATCCTCCAATGACACCATGCAGACAATCTATTCCCAGATAATCTAGCAAATGCAGTTGGCTCCGCACCACATCCCATGCGCTCACTTGAGGAAATTTACTACCATAGGGTTTGCCTGTTCTGGGATTTATAGACCGAGGTCCTGTGGAACCGTAGCAACTGCCTAGATAATTTGCACAAATGATGAAATAGTGGTCGGTATCTAAAGCCTTCCCAGAGCCGATGAAGTCATCCCACCATCCCAACACGCAGTCATCTGTCCATAGTGGCTGTATTCCTGGGATG
Protein-coding sequences here:
- a CDS encoding alpha/beta fold hydrolase, yielding MSIGPVKTQFFQLTAENPFQLESGEGLESVTLAYETYGTLNADASNAILIFHALTGSQHAAGTNVSIPGIQPLWTDDCVLGWWDDFIGSGKALDTDHYFIICANYLGSCYGSTGPRSINPRTGKPYGSKFPQVSAWDVVRSQLHLLDYLGIDCLHGVIGGSLGGMLALILATRCPQRVRTVIPIATGLE